The genomic window CACCGAAACTGAAACTGGAGATTACGATAATGACCGCACTGATCAAAAACTTCGCCAAATCCGAATCCGGCGCCGTGACCGTTGACTGGGTTGTTCTGACCGCAGCCATCGTTGGTCTGGGCCTGGCCGTTATGGCCGTTGTGTCGAACGGCATCAACGACGTTGCCAATGACATCAACACCGCGCTTGAAGACACCGCTACGGGTACTGCTGCAGCGGCCATCACGCTCGACCCCTGAAACCGGTGGTTGATATAAGACTTCTCAAGCTTGGCGAACAACCAAGCCGGGGAAACCTTACACAACAAGGCCGCGCCCCTTTAGGCGCGGCTTTTTGTCGTAAATACGGCAACAATCTATAAAGATTGCTTCCAAAATTTGTCAAAAATGCGCGATATCTGCGCATTTTTGACACATTTCCGACCGATTTTATCACGATTCTGCCCCTGTCTGCTCTTGGGCCCAGCCAGGCCCCTTATCGCCATCATGGGGAGAAACCTGAATGCTGGGCTTGAAGAAGGCTGCCAAATCGTTTGCGATGGATGACGCGGGAATCGTCAGCGTTGATTGGGTTGTATTGACCGCAGCCCTGGTCGGGCTTGGCCTGGCTGTGACCAATGTGGTCGGGTCCGGGCTGGAAAGCCTGTCGGAAGATATCAAAACCCAGTTGATGAGCGATCATGATCGTACCGGCTTCATCGACTGACCCCTGTATCTATCAAGGTCCAAACAGCGTTGGGGGCGCCGCCTGTGCAGGCTGGCGCCCCTGATCTGTTCAGTCACGGCAGTGACGCCATACTCCTGATCATTTGACTTAGAGAGAAATCGTTTATTCTGCACCATCGCTCATCTAAATTCGGCTTCGGAATCAGTATCTTGCCGATCGAGAGGCAGTGAGTTTTAATACAGATTAAACGATTTCTGCTTTAAAACTGCGTCAAGCGGCACCTCTCAGCCGTCGCCACGCCACATTCCTGCCCCAGCCGAAATCGAGATGTTGCAGACCACCCATCGAGGTGTCGGTTGCAGAATGCGCCAGCCTGCAAGACGCGGGCCCACAACATCATGCATCTATGCAGGAGCGAACAGATGACGCTGACCAATATGACATCCTTCTGGGCCGATGAATCCGGTGCCGTAACCGTAGACTGGGTGGTTCTGACCGCCGCCCTCGTAGGTCTGGGACTGGCCGTGATTTCGGTTGTATCCGGCGGGATGGAGGATCTCTCCACCGATATCGGGCAAGCCCTGACAGACACCGATCCGCTGACCGATCCGTTCGATGACAATACGACCTCCACCGAAACCACAACCGAATAGTCGGACCTGAAACAAGACCGGCCCGGGTGACACCGGGCCCGATGACGGGGTGACGGGCCTCGGACAAGATGGCGTTGCAGGCAGGCATATCCTCAATCCTTTCCCAAATACTCCGCCTTGCCACCATGTTTCTGCCCAATTCATGAGCCAGAACGACGGATGAAAAATGACGTGGCGCCATCTTTTGACTGGCGCCGCGAATGGATAATAAGGACCAATCAAATGCGCTTGATTTTCGGGCTTGTCCTCATCGTTGGCGTCACCCTGGCAGGATTTGCGGTTTACGTCGCGCAGGACAGATTTGCACAGTACCAGCAGGCGTTGGCCAGCCAGCGCAACTCGGTCATTGAAACCACCGAGGTCTATGTGGTGAACACACAGTTGCGCTATGGGGAGCAATTGCGCCCTGAAGATGTGACCGCCGTAAACTGGCCCGCAGATCATGTGCCGTTTGGCGCCTTTACCAGCATGGAAGAGCTGTTCCCCGAGGGCCCCGATGAACTGCGCACGGTTCTGCGTATGGTTGAGCGGGATGAACCGATCCTCGTGTCCAAGGTCACAGGTCCCGGTCAGGATGCCGGGGTTGCCTCACAACTGGGTGCAGGCATGCGCGCCTTTGCCCTGTCGGTTGATGTTGCATCCGGCGTGTCAGGCTTCCTGCGCCCCGGTGACCGGGTCGATGTTTACTGGACTGGCAATTCGCGCGGCGAGAATGTCACCCGGCTGATCCGGTCGAATGTCCAGATCATCGCCATCGATCAGACATCTGATGAAGATCGCAACAACCCGACCATCGCCCGGACGATCACCGTCGAAGCCCCCCCTGAAGAGATCGCGGCCCTGGCCCAGGCGCAGGCCTCGGGTCGGTTGACCCTGGCCCTTGTGGGTGTCGATGACGATACGGTCAGCGAAACGATTGAGATCAATCAGGATCAGCTTCTGGGCATTGCGGAAGCCGAACAGGAAACAGGCCAGCGCATCTGCACGGTGCGCAACCGTCGCGGCAACGAAGTGATCGTCACGCCGGTGCCCTGCACCAACTGATCCGAAAACCGCTCATCACGGCCTCCGGTCTCCCTCCCGGGGCCGTGTTCGGTTCCCCCGCCGCTTGAGTTGCGTGGTTTCCGGATCACATAAACGCCACCCTGTAACTGCATGATTATTGCACGGAAAGCCAAATTGAGGCATGGTGTTCGCAATCGGGTACGAAAAATCGGCCCATAACGTGATCAGAGAGGCAGGATCACAATGAGCATTATATCCCTTCTTCGGGCAGGCCTGTTTGGCTGTGCCCTTGTACTGATGCTAGTACCAGATGTGACGCAGGCACAATCTCTTCGCGTTCTTGAAGGAGCAACATCCACGTCTCTGCGGGTTCCGATGAACCGCGCCGTGGTTGTGGAAAGCGATGCCATCTTTGCGGAACTTTCCGTCGCCAATCCGGCCATCGCCGATATCGCGACCCTGTCGGAACGCACGATCTATGTGCTGGGCCGGGCGCCGGGCCGCACCACGATGACCCTTCTGGGCGTCGATGGCAGCCTGATTGCCAATGTCGAGGTGCAGGTTGTGCCCGATGTGGCCGAATTGCGCGAACGCCTGCGGGATATCCTGAACGGTGAACCTGTCGAGGTGCGCACCGCCAATGACGGGATCGTTCTGTCCGGCACGTTGAGCTCTGGGCAAGCCGTTGATCGCGCCATGGAGTTGGCCGAACGATATGCCCCCGACCGTGTCTCAAACCTGATGATGGTCGGCGGGTCGCAGCAAGTCATGTTGCAGGTCCGATTCGCAGAGATGTCGCGCACAGTCCGGCAAAACCTGTCCGCAAGCTTTGGCGCAACTGTAGGGGATGGCCAGATCGGAACCGGCAGTGCAGCGACAAATTTCCCCGCAACAGTCATTAACCCCACAATTGACGGACGGAACGGTGTTTTTGGTGTCACCTTCGGATCAGGCAGCGCCCAGTTTGGCATTCTGCTGGAAGCGTTGGAAACCAATGGCATGGTCCGGACTCTGGCCGAACCGAACCTGACCGCTTTGTCCGGGCAGACCGCAACCTTCCTGGCTGGCGGCGAATACCCTATCCCCGTCTCCACATCAGAAGGTGTGGCTGTCGAATTCAAACCTTTTGGCGTGAATCTCAGCTTCACGCCAACTGTTGTGGATGATGCAGTCATCAACCTTGTGCTCAGCAGTGAGGTCTCTTCCATCGGGGAGATTCAGCCTGGAACAAATGTCCCCTCAATCAACACCCGATCCGCCTCCACAACCGTGGAAATGCGCGACGGGGAAAGCTTTGCGATTGCGGGACTGTTGCAGGATGATTTCCGCGACAGTATCGGGCAGGTCCCATGGCTGGGGGATCTGCCGGTTCTGGGGGCGCTGTTCCGCAGCACCAATTACCAGCGTGAACAGACCGAGCTGGTGATCATCGTGACCGCGCATCTGGTCTCCCCCACCCGCGGTGAAGCCCTGGCGCTGCCAACGGATCGTGTCGCCATTCCGACAGAACGGGAGCTGTTTCTGGGCGGGCATCTAACCGGGTCAGGTTCCAACGGAACTGCGGCCGGAGATGTGGCACAGCAGGATTTCGGCGGTTCCTACGGCTATGTGATGGAGTGAACAGATGGCGATCCTGATCTCCGCGAACCGGACCCGCATCACCCTGAAATATGTCAAATACGCCGTTTTGGGGCTGGCAGGTCTGGCTTTGACGGCCTGTGATCGGCCGGCCGGCGCCCGCATCGACGAAGGCGCCTTTGGCAATCCGACAATGAACAATGTTCTGGTGATGACCGGGCAGCGCAGCTATGTCGAAGACTTGGCGGAACGTTTCGCCGCAGAGGTGCCGACAACCATCAACTTTGCCTTTAATTCGTCACAACTTGACGGATCGGCACGCGCAACCTTACGCCAGCAGGCCAGTTGGATCAGACAATTCCCCGAGGTGCAGTTCAGCGTCTATGGCCATACCGATCTGGTGGGCAGTCAGGCCTATAATCAGCGGCTTGGCCAGCGCCGGGCCCGCACGGCGGTGAATTACCTGGTCAGCCAGGGAATTGAACGCAGCCGGCTCCACGCCCTTGTTTCTCTGGGCGAAACACAACCCATTGTCGCCACCGAGGGACGTGAACGCCGCAACCGGCGGACGGTAACCGAGGTCAGCGGCTTTGTGCAGGACCACCCGATGATCCTTGATGGCCGCTATGCGGTGGTTGTCTATCGCACCTATGCGGACGGCTCCGGAGGCGGGGGTGACGGGGGCGGTGAAGCCGCTGCCTCTGAATAGGCCTGAACGGCATATCACCGCAGATCATATCTGCGGTGATTTCCCAATAGTTTTGGTATTTTGGTCGTATTATTGCCTATTTCTCCCGCCAGAACAGTATCATGGTACAGGGCGATTCCGCATCAGAGCAGCGCGGACATGATCCTGACCCATCTGGCCGATGCAGATTGTTTCGGTCCGGGTGGCGGCAGAACCTGGCGAAGTCAGGCAGTATGGGAATTGAGGAATGGGTGGCGGACTTGCGCTGAAATCTGACCCTGCACCGATCGTGGCTTCCACGATCTCTCGGGATGTCCAGAAGTTCGGTCTCCTGATCGACGATATGGAGGCAGAACTAGGCGAAAGCTGGGGCGATCTGCAGCTGGAGGAAGCCAGAAGCTTCCTTGATCAGACAGAAGCCAATGAACTGGAATTTGTCGCCATCGCCGTGGATCAAAGCGATGAAGACGATATCGGGCTGATCGGCGAGATCATCCGCGCCGCGAAGGCGAAATCCATCAGGGTCATTCTGATCACCGATGGGCTGAGCACTCAAGGTCTGCATCAGCTTCTGAAACTCGGGGCCGATGATTTCGTGCCCTACCCCTTACCCGACCGCGCCCTGCATGATGCGATCAAACGTATCCGCGAACCTCATTCGGTTGCCCTGACGGGCACCGGCGCAGATGGCAGGGCATTTGACCCTGCCCCGCGCATGGATGGCCGCTCGGCGATATTTGCGGTGCAAGGTCTGGCTGGCGGCACCGGCGCCACCACTCTGGCGATAAATCTGGCCTGGGAAATGGCCAATATCGACAAAAAGAAACCGCCCTCGGTCTGCCTGATTGATTTCGACCTGCAATTCGGCTCGACCTCGACATTTCTCGACCTGCCGCGCCGCGAGGTGATTGTCGAAGTCCTGTCAGACGCGCAGGGCATGGATGTGGACAGCTTCAAACAGGCCCTTGTCGAGTATAACGACAAACTGTCCGTCTTCACCGCGCCATCTGAAATCATCCCGCTGGACATGATCAGCCCCGAAGATGTGGAGGCCGTGCTGAACCTGGCCACCGAATGCTTCGACATTGTGGTGATCGACATGCCCGCCAGCGTCGTTCAGTGGAGCGAAACCATTCTGCAGCGTGCGGATGTCTTCTTTGCAATGCTGGAACTCGACATGCGGTCAGCCCAGAACGCAATGCGGTTTATCAAAGCCCTGCAGGCAGAAGAACTGCCGCTTGAGAAGGTGAATTTCATCCTCAACCGCGCCCCGAAAGGCCTCGACCTGAACGGGAAATCGCGCGTCAAACGCCTTGCAGACAGTCTTGGCGTGAAAATCACCACACAACTGACCGATGGTGCACGTCAGGTCACGCAATCTGCGGATCACGGCATTCCACTGGCCGAACTGGCCAAGAAAAACCCATTGCGCAAAGACATCGTGAAACTGGCCAGCGGGCTTTATCAGGCGATGCTTTCAGACGTGGCCACCGGGTAAGGAGAAAACGCGATGTTCTCGAAATACAAGAAACCCGAAAGCGCCAAACCGATTGATGCCGTGGTTGCCGCCACACATACAGATGCCATGCCCGACGAGGTGGCAAGCAAGGTTCAGCGCAAACAGATGGCGCTGGAACAGCCTGCAAAAGCCCCGGCCGAGGCTGCCAGTCTCGACAAGGAAAAAAAGCGCCGCCTGCGGTTGGATGAGATCAAGACGGAGATGCATCACCGTCTGCTTGAAAACCTGAACCTGTCGGCCCTGGAAAACGCCAAAGATACGGAACTGAAGGCCGAGATTACCGCGATCACCTCGGAAGAGCTGAGCGAGATGGGCGTGGTGCTGAACCGCGAAGACCGTCAGACCCTTCAGACCGAGCTTTTCGACGAGGTGACCGGGCTTGGCCCGCTGGAGCCGCTTCTGAAAGACGAAACCGTCAATGATATTCTGGTCAACGGCCCGAACCGCGTGTTTGTGGAACGCGACGGGAAACTGTCTCTGACCGATGTCCGGTTCAAGGATGAACGCCATCTTTTGCGGATCATCGACAAGATCGTCTCTGCGGTTGGCCGCCGGGTCGACGAATCCAACCCCCATGTGGATGCCCGCCTGAAAGACGGCTCGCGGTTCAACGCCATGGTGCCGCCGGTTGCGGTGGATGGATCGCTGGTCTCCATCCGTAAGTTCAAGAAAGAAAAGCTGGGCATTGATGACCTGGTGAAATTCGGCGCCTTTTCCGAAGAAATGGCCGCCTTTCTTCAAGCCGCCTGTGCCTGCCGCCTGAACGTCATTGTCTCGGGCGGAACCGGGTCGGGCAAGACCACCACGCTGAACGCGTTGTCGAGCTTCATCGACAATTCCGAACGCATCCTGACCATCGAGGATACGGCAGAATTGCAACTTCAGCAGGTGCATGTGGGCCGGATGGAAAGCCGCCCGCCCAATGTCGAGGGCAAAGGCGCCGTGACACAGCGCGACTGCCTGCGCAACGCGCTCAGGATGCGCCCGGACCGGATCATCGTGGGGGAAACCCGCGGCGATGAGGTGATCGACATGCTGCAGGCCATGAATACCGGCCATGACGGCTCGATGACCACAATCCACGCCAACTCGGCCCGCGATGCCTGTTCGCGTCTGGAAAACATGATCGCCATGTCCGGCATTGAAATGCCGATCAAGGCGGTGCGCGCGCAGATATCCTCGGCCGTGAACCTGATCGTGCAGGCCTCACGTCTGCAGGACGGCTCCCGCCGGATGGTCTCGATCACCGAGGTGACCGGCATGGAAGGCGAAGTGATCTCGATGCAGGAGGTGTTTCGCTATCAGCGTATGGGCCTGAAACCCGATGGCACGATCATCGGCCGGTTCACCGCCTGCGGCGTGCGTTCGCATTATTCCGAACGGTTCAAACAATGGGGATATGATTTGCCAATGTCGATCTACGATCCCGTAGCGGCGGAGTAACCGGCCATGCAACTGAGCATCGAACCCCTTATCTATATCGGTATATTCGTGGGCGTGATCTTCCTGGTGGAAGGCGTCTATCTGATGGTCTTTGGCAAGTCGATCAGCCTCAGCGCCCGGGTCAACCGGCGCCTGTCCATGCTCGACAAGGGCTCCTCGCGCGAGGATGTGCTGGCCAAACTGCGCAAAGAGCTTGATCAGCATACCCGCTCGCGCACGATCCCGCTTTATTCGCTGATCGCCGACAAGGCACAAAAGGCAAATATCGCCTTCACCCCGCAGCAATTGATCTTGGTGATGATCGGGCTGACATTGGCGGCCTTTCTGTTGCTGACATTGCTGACCGGCGCCGCGCTGCCGATCCGTCTGCTGATCTCGGTCGGGATGGGGGTTGGCGGCGTATTCTACTGGGTCAATTCCAAGGCCAAGAAACGCATCGCGATGATCGAGGAACAACTGCCCGATGCGGTGGAACTGATGGTCCGCGCGCTGCGTGTGGGGCACCCGTTTGTGTCGGCCATCAATACGGTTGCAAAAGAGGTCGCCGACCCGCTTGGCTCTGAACTGGGCATCATCGCGGATGAGGCCGCCTATGGCCGCGATATCGCGGCAAGCATCCAGAACATGGCCGAACGTCTGGACCTGCAGGATCTGCGCTTCATGGCCGTGGCCGTGGGTATCCAGCAGACATCGGGTGGCAATCTGGCCGAAATTCTTGCCGGGCTGGCCGAGGTGATCCGGGCGCGGTTCAAACTGTTCCGAAGGGTCAAGGCCATCACCGCCGAGGCGAAATGGTCAGGCATGTTCCTCTCGGTTTTTCCGGTTCTCTGCCTGATCGGCATCAATGTCGCACAGCCCGATTACTACAGCGAAGTGATGGAGAGCGAGTATTTCATTCCGGCCTGTGCCATGGTGGCGGTGATGTTGTTCATCAACGTCATTTTCATGCGCATGATGGTCAATATCAAAGTTTAAGGACGGGCCGGCCCATGGAATTTCTGCAAAATCTCCTTACCCGCGCCAACGAGGCCATTTCCGGTCTGTTCGGCGATCTGGGGCCGCTGATCGTGGTGGGCGGCCTTGGCTTCCTGCTGGTTCTCATCGCTCTGCCCGCGATCCTGTTTCGCAAGAAAGACCCGCTGGACAAACTGCGCGACAGCCAGAATTTCAAAGATAAGAATGCCGGTCATGCCTTGCGTATCGGCGGCAAGGACCAGCGGCTGGATCGTTTCTCGCAATTTCTGGAACCACAGAATGTGGAGGAACTGAGCCAGGTTCGCCTGACGCTGATCCGCGCGGGGTATCGTTCCAAAGGGGCGGTGCAAACCTTCCATTTCGCGCAATTCGCGCTTGGTCTGGGCCTGCTGGCCCTTGGCACGATCTATGTGCTGATCGCGCCG from Rhodophyticola sp. CCM32 includes these protein-coding regions:
- a CDS encoding AAA family ATPase, with amino-acid sequence MGGGLALKSDPAPIVASTISRDVQKFGLLIDDMEAELGESWGDLQLEEARSFLDQTEANELEFVAIAVDQSDEDDIGLIGEIIRAAKAKSIRVILITDGLSTQGLHQLLKLGADDFVPYPLPDRALHDAIKRIREPHSVALTGTGADGRAFDPAPRMDGRSAIFAVQGLAGGTGATTLAINLAWEMANIDKKKPPSVCLIDFDLQFGSTSTFLDLPRREVIVEVLSDAQGMDVDSFKQALVEYNDKLSVFTAPSEIIPLDMISPEDVEAVLNLATECFDIVVIDMPASVVQWSETILQRADVFFAMLELDMRSAQNAMRFIKALQAEELPLEKVNFILNRAPKGLDLNGKSRVKRLADSLGVKITTQLTDGARQVTQSADHGIPLAELAKKNPLRKDIVKLASGLYQAMLSDVATG
- a CDS encoding CpaF family protein codes for the protein MFSKYKKPESAKPIDAVVAATHTDAMPDEVASKVQRKQMALEQPAKAPAEAASLDKEKKRRLRLDEIKTEMHHRLLENLNLSALENAKDTELKAEITAITSEELSEMGVVLNREDRQTLQTELFDEVTGLGPLEPLLKDETVNDILVNGPNRVFVERDGKLSLTDVRFKDERHLLRIIDKIVSAVGRRVDESNPHVDARLKDGSRFNAMVPPVAVDGSLVSIRKFKKEKLGIDDLVKFGAFSEEMAAFLQAACACRLNVIVSGGTGSGKTTTLNALSSFIDNSERILTIEDTAELQLQQVHVGRMESRPPNVEGKGAVTQRDCLRNALRMRPDRIIVGETRGDEVIDMLQAMNTGHDGSMTTIHANSARDACSRLENMIAMSGIEMPIKAVRAQISSAVNLIVQASRLQDGSRRMVSITEVTGMEGEVISMQEVFRYQRMGLKPDGTIIGRFTACGVRSHYSERFKQWGYDLPMSIYDPVAAE
- the cpaB gene encoding Flp pilus assembly protein CpaB; amino-acid sequence: MRLIFGLVLIVGVTLAGFAVYVAQDRFAQYQQALASQRNSVIETTEVYVVNTQLRYGEQLRPEDVTAVNWPADHVPFGAFTSMEELFPEGPDELRTVLRMVERDEPILVSKVTGPGQDAGVASQLGAGMRAFALSVDVASGVSGFLRPGDRVDVYWTGNSRGENVTRLIRSNVQIIAIDQTSDEDRNNPTIARTITVEAPPEEIAALAQAQASGRLTLALVGVDDDTVSETIEINQDQLLGIAEAEQETGQRICTVRNRRGNEVIVTPVPCTN
- a CDS encoding type II secretion system F family protein, whose amino-acid sequence is MQLSIEPLIYIGIFVGVIFLVEGVYLMVFGKSISLSARVNRRLSMLDKGSSREDVLAKLRKELDQHTRSRTIPLYSLIADKAQKANIAFTPQQLILVMIGLTLAAFLLLTLLTGAALPIRLLISVGMGVGGVFYWVNSKAKKRIAMIEEQLPDAVELMVRALRVGHPFVSAINTVAKEVADPLGSELGIIADEAAYGRDIAASIQNMAERLDLQDLRFMAVAVGIQQTSGGNLAEILAGLAEVIRARFKLFRRVKAITAEAKWSGMFLSVFPVLCLIGINVAQPDYYSEVMESEYFIPACAMVAVMLFINVIFMRMMVNIKV
- a CDS encoding type II and III secretion system protein family protein; translated protein: MSIISLLRAGLFGCALVLMLVPDVTQAQSLRVLEGATSTSLRVPMNRAVVVESDAIFAELSVANPAIADIATLSERTIYVLGRAPGRTTMTLLGVDGSLIANVEVQVVPDVAELRERLRDILNGEPVEVRTANDGIVLSGTLSSGQAVDRAMELAERYAPDRVSNLMMVGGSQQVMLQVRFAEMSRTVRQNLSASFGATVGDGQIGTGSAATNFPATVINPTIDGRNGVFGVTFGSGSAQFGILLEALETNGMVRTLAEPNLTALSGQTATFLAGGEYPIPVSTSEGVAVEFKPFGVNLSFTPTVVDDAVINLVLSSEVSSIGEIQPGTNVPSINTRSASTTVEMRDGESFAIAGLLQDDFRDSIGQVPWLGDLPVLGALFRSTNYQREQTELVIIVTAHLVSPTRGEALALPTDRVAIPTERELFLGGHLTGSGSNGTAAGDVAQQDFGGSYGYVME
- a CDS encoding Flp family type IVb pilin; protein product: MTLTNMTSFWADESGAVTVDWVVLTAALVGLGLAVISVVSGGMEDLSTDIGQALTDTDPLTDPFDDNTTSTETTTE
- a CDS encoding OmpA family protein; amino-acid sequence: MAILISANRTRITLKYVKYAVLGLAGLALTACDRPAGARIDEGAFGNPTMNNVLVMTGQRSYVEDLAERFAAEVPTTINFAFNSSQLDGSARATLRQQASWIRQFPEVQFSVYGHTDLVGSQAYNQRLGQRRARTAVNYLVSQGIERSRLHALVSLGETQPIVATEGRERRNRRTVTEVSGFVQDHPMILDGRYAVVVYRTYADGSGGGGDGGGEAAASE